In Cicer arietinum cultivar CDC Frontier isolate Library 1 chromosome 7, Cicar.CDCFrontier_v2.0, whole genome shotgun sequence, a single window of DNA contains:
- the LOC101506293 gene encoding uncharacterized protein, which produces MMGNPNPKVEEEKKLEKELLIPILMGEEVIKLAEEAKSSKVECLELAKKVKSLCDSLRGVVRVLSGNHQSLNDRPIRRMVKEASKNLEKTLALVRKCKKHEGMGVLTHVLTIRNTNDFRKIWNLLESSNGDIVWLLSIVESKGTNLSLPPIASNDPILAWVWTYIYTLQLGSPNDRAEAATELGSLAKINYRNKFIIMEEGGVLPLLKLLKDSAFPDSQFAAANALVDIVSDDQQQRVVRFLLDNQVVPVIVQVLSDAAFRVRVSVANLVSAMADQENVAREEFIRANVIKPVVSLLSMDIVFDESVAARNSIHSLVLSLSEVDSDCGSSRGSSNSNNRRDREREGESYELRNDVKVSCAKAIWKLSKGCLLACRKITETKGLLCLAKIIEFESGELRFNCLMAVMEIATMAESNVNLRRGALKLTAPAAKAVLDQLLRVIREESDFALLIPAIKSIGSLARNFPGKVPHVLGPLISHLGNKDLHVASEVVVALVKFVCVDNYNCVDHSKIILELNGIPKLMNLLQINGHQQVHGLKLLCYLALNVGNSKVLEQERVLSTLEKLARPVLAQNPDLKELFAKAIHHLTLFQPGVQLQRQPLGLELL; this is translated from the coding sequence ATGATGGGAAACCCTAACCCTAAGGTTGAAGAGGAAAAGAAGCTTGAAAAGGAGCTTTTAATACCAATCCTAATGGGAGAGGAAGTGATAAAACTAGCAGAGGAAGCAAAATCATCAAAAGTAGAGTGTCTTGAACTAGCGAAAAAGGTCAAATCACTCTGCGACAGTCTCCGAGGTGTCGTTCGAGTACTCTCAGGGAACCACCAATCGCTAAACGACAGACCAATCCGTCGTATGGTGAAAGAAGCATCAAAGAATCTCGAGAAGACGCTGGCACTCGTGCGAAAATGCAAAAAGCATGAAGGTATGGGAGTACTCACACACGTGTTAACGATAAGGAACACTAACGACTTTAGAAAAATATGGAACCTTCTAGAATCATCTAACGGCGATATAGTTTGGTTGCTTAGTATCGTTGAATCTAAAGGTACTAATCTTTCGTTACCTCCTATTGCAAGTAACGACCCAATTTTAGCGTGGGTGTGGACTTACATTTATACCCTTCAGCTTGGTAGCCCTAACGACCGAGCCGAAGCCGCAACTGAATTAGGTTCCCTTGCTAAAATTAATTACAGGAACAAGTTTATTATCATGGAAGAAGGTGGTGTTTTGCCTCTTTTAAAGCTTCTTAAAGATTCTGCTTTTCCTGATTCTCAATTTGCAGCTGCTAATGCTCTTGTTGATATTGTTTCTGATGATCAACAACAAAGGGTTGTTCGATTTCTTCTCGATAATCAAGTTGTTCCTGTTATTGTTCAGGTTTTGTCAGATGCTGCGTTTAGAGTGCGTGTTTCGGTTGCTAATTTGGTGTCTGCTATGGCTGATCAAGAGAACGTTGCGCGTGAGGAGTTTATACGAGCTAATGTGATTAAACCGGTTGTGTCGTTGTTGTCTATGGATATTGTGTTTGATGAATCTGTTGCGGCTCGAAATAGTATTCATTCGTTGGTTCTTAGTTTGTCTGAGGTTGATTCTGATTGTGGAAGTAGCAGAGGGAGTAGTAACAGCAACAATAGAAGGGATAGAGAAAGAGAGGGGGAGAGTTATGAGTTGAGGAATGATGTTAAAGTTAGTTGTGCTAAGGCTATTTGGAAACTCTCAAAAGGGTGTCTTTTGGCGTGTAGGAAGATTACTGAGACTAAAGGTTTGCTTTGTTTGGCTAAGATTATTGAGTTTGAGAGTGGTGAATTGAGGTTCAATTGTCTCATGGCTGTTATGGAAATCGCTACCATGGCTGAGTCCAATGTTAATCTTCGAAGGGGTGCTTTGAAGCTGACTGCGCCTGCGGCAAAGGCAGTTTTGGATCAGCTTTTGAGGGTGATTCGTGAAGAGAGCGATTTTGCATTGCTGATTCCGGCTATTAAGTCAATTGGTTCCTTAGCCAGAAACTTTCCTGGTAAGGTTCCTCATGTTCTTGGTCCTTTAATTTCACACCTTGGAAACAAGGATTTACATGTTGCAAGTGAAGTTGTTGTTGCATTGGTAAAGTTTGTGTGTGTCGACAATTACAACTGTGTCGACCATTCTAAGATTATACTTGAGCTTAATGGAATTCCCAAGCTAATGAATCTTCTGCAGATAAATGGTCATCAACAAGTGCATGGCCTAAAATTACTTTGTTATCTTGCATTAAATGTTGGAAATAGTAAGGTTCTTGAGCAAGAACGTGTCTTGAGTACTTTAGAGAAACTTGCTCGTCCTGTTCTAGCTCAAAATCCTGATTTGAAGGAACTTTTTGCAAAGGCTATACACCATCTCACACTTTTTCAGCCTGGAGTTCAATTGCAGAGACAACCCTTGGGATTGGAACTATTATAA